The following are encoded together in the Gilvimarinus sp. DA14 genome:
- a CDS encoding helix-turn-helix domain-containing protein, with translation MTTLYFNLNDVILILSIGLSVVLALSQPLLTTKLTISKYLLSAFFISIAISDIGIMLIWNDHLPKSELLNLATPYLYAPAILLKGPILVLYVASITHDDFRIRIKDWFHLLPSILIIIVIAVFGIDNKLLRLDTFGIDSAVYRAVDFIWWFVKITPLCYFLYALYTVWKYHRTVFSHNSEVNEEAIVWLYLLTIAYICSAAWSILLSILAVIYRLPLGVTDNYINFILLIALFFYSVSHAQKLTTTKATKSPESRYNDNIDNLIGKIMLGINEQKLYLKPNINVEQFSEMVGLPYRDVSFAINRAFDRNFFEFINTYRVEEAKRYLGDKNCLHMSVMEILLESGFNSKSSFQRFFKRLTGESPTEYRNRVISQAK, from the coding sequence ATGACCACACTCTATTTTAATTTAAACGATGTCATCCTAATTCTTTCTATCGGCCTGAGTGTGGTTTTAGCCCTATCACAACCGCTGTTAACGACCAAGCTGACAATATCCAAGTATTTGCTGTCAGCATTTTTTATTTCAATCGCAATTTCCGATATTGGAATTATGCTCATTTGGAATGATCACCTTCCAAAATCTGAGCTACTAAACCTGGCCACTCCCTACCTTTATGCACCAGCTATCTTACTAAAAGGCCCTATTTTGGTGCTTTATGTCGCCAGCATTACCCACGATGACTTCCGTATCAGGATAAAAGATTGGTTCCACCTTCTGCCATCCATACTAATAATTATTGTTATTGCAGTTTTTGGAATAGACAATAAATTATTGCGGCTCGACACCTTTGGCATAGATAGCGCTGTCTATCGCGCAGTAGACTTTATTTGGTGGTTCGTAAAGATTACTCCTCTATGCTATTTTTTGTATGCACTGTACACGGTGTGGAAATATCATCGAACTGTTTTTTCACACAATTCAGAAGTAAACGAAGAGGCTATTGTCTGGCTTTACCTGTTAACGATTGCCTATATCTGTTCGGCGGCCTGGTCAATTCTACTTAGCATACTTGCCGTTATCTACCGATTGCCGCTGGGCGTTACCGACAACTATATTAATTTTATTCTATTGATCGCTCTATTTTTCTACAGTGTTTCTCATGCACAGAAATTAACTACCACCAAGGCTACAAAGAGCCCAGAGAGCCGATATAACGATAATATAGACAACTTGATCGGCAAGATAATGCTCGGAATCAATGAGCAAAAACTGTATTTGAAGCCGAATATCAACGTCGAACAATTTTCCGAAATGGTTGGTTTGCCGTACCGAGATGTATCCTTCGCGATCAACCGAGCCTTTGATCGAAACTTTTTTGAGTTTATCAACACCTACCGCGTCGAGGAAGCCAAGCGATACCTAGGCGATAAGAACTGCTTGCATATGTCGGTTATGGAGATTCTTCTGGAGTCAGGGTTTAACAGCAAATCTTCTTTTCAACGCTTTTTCAAGCGGCTGACTGGAGAGTCTCCCACAGAGTATCGAAACCGGGTGATCAGCCAAGCTAAATAA